The following coding sequences lie in one Arachis ipaensis cultivar K30076 chromosome B05, Araip1.1, whole genome shotgun sequence genomic window:
- the LOC107643449 gene encoding uncharacterized protein LOC107643449: MADEKLNARMAQLWEQTFQENGPSSSPNVKIQKIPPFLRQNTNFFQYCLPKMISFGPIHYRRKNLKLGQEFKILWASFYIQNLEKKQGFSKEHTFKKLHEKVENDIGLLRNLFSEDVTRSYDDEELTWMLLVDGCALLYYINNVDDQNPNVLRLKLDQLMYTWRDILLLENQLPLRLLELLVLRDDVAHLENILYNFIFMGLAKRDPFTIRVNRAKAIHLLDYIRSFHTSTICNDDDDDITPFPKEGESWERYKNIRDLIKAGIKVKPNETNKWEWNKISFTSYWFSGELRLPVMVVNDATPYFFHNLIAYEMSPDFPNNFEFCSYFSMMDSLIDDAEDVKELRLAGVLRNLLGSDEEVAKLFNELGHELPAKMFNYMVRTDLVAYSKEYIKVKHQINKHYGNKWKTWLAQARNTYFNTPWSLIAFLAAVLALALTSIQTWYAIHPKS, translated from the coding sequence ATGGCTGATGAGAAATTGAATGCTCGGATGGCCCAACTTTGGGAGCAAACATTTCAAGAGAATGGTCCATCTTCATCTCCCAACGTCAAGATCCAAAAGATTCCCCCTTTCTTGCGGCAAAACACAAACTTTTTTCAGTACTGCTTACCCAAGATGATTTCATTTGGACCCATCCATTACCGAAGGAAAAATTTGAAATTGGGACAAGAATTCAAAATTCTATGGGCGTCTTTCTATattcaaaatttagaaaagaaacaaGGGTTTAGCAAGGAACATACGTTCAAGAAGCTGCATGAAAAGGTAGAAAATGACATTGGTTTACTGAGGAATCTGTTTAGCGAAGATGTGACTAGAAGCTACGATGACGAGGAACTAACTTGGATGTTGCTAGTGGACGGATGTGCTTTACTCTATTACATAAACAACGTTGACGATCAGAATCCAAATGTATTGAGGCTAAAGCTTGACCAGTTGATGTACACTTGGAGAGATATTTTGTTGTTGGAAAACCAACTTCCACTAAGGTTGTTGGAGCTTCTAGTCCTTAGAGATGACGTGGCTCACTTGGAGAACATACTGTACAATTTCATATTCATGGGACTAGCAAAGCGAGATCCATTTACAATAAGGGTGAATAGAGCGAAGGCAATCCATCTTCTTGATTATATTCGCTCATTTCATACGTCTACTATCTGCAACGATGATGATGACGACATTACTCCCTTTCCAAAAGAAGGAGAgtcctgggagagatacaagaatATCAGGGATCTTATAAAAGCAGGGATTAAAGTGAAGCCAAATGAGACAAATAAATGGGAATGGAATAAAATCTCTTTCACCTCCTACTGGTTTAGCGGAGAATTGAGGCTTCCAGTGATGGTCGTAAATGATGCCACGCCTTATTTCTTTCACAACTTGATTGCGTATGAGATGTCGCCGGATTTCCCTAACAATTTCGAATTCTGCTCGTACTTCTCCATGATGGattctttgattgatgatgctgaGGATGTGAAGGAGCTCAGGTTGGCCGGGGTGCTCCGAAACTTGCTCGGAAGTGATGAAGAAGTGGCCAAACTCTTCAACGAATTAGGGCACGAATTGCCGGCTAAAATGTTCAATTACATGGTGAGAACTGATTTGGTGGCATACAGCAAAGAATATATTAAAGTGAAGCATCAAATCAACAAGCATTACGGAAATAAGTGGAAGACTTGGTTGGCTCAAGCACGCAACACTTACTTCAATACCCCCTGGTCTCTCATCGCATTTTTGGCTGCCGTCTTAGCATTGGCTCTCACTTCTATTCAAACCTGGTATGCTATACATCCAAAGTCGTAA